One region of Permianibacter fluminis genomic DNA includes:
- a CDS encoding rubredoxin — MKKWQCLVCGLVYDEAQGWPEDGIAAGTAWADVPADWLCPDCGIGKADFEMVEVD, encoded by the coding sequence ATGAAGAAGTGGCAATGTCTGGTCTGCGGCCTGGTTTATGACGAGGCGCAAGGCTGGCCGGAAGATGGCATCGCGGCGGGTACCGCCTGGGCTGACGTTCCCGCGGACTGGCTGTGCCCCGATTGCGGCATTGGCAAGGCCGATTTTGAAATGGTCGAAGTCGACTGA
- a CDS encoding flagellar basal body-associated FliL family protein: MAQQIRNRLAVMKALAVMKLAVALIGLLLLNQPATANSGGGADADPEGTKYFELYPNLVTNYQKADGKLGFLSVGIQLKIKGSAGVELVKQHLPLMQDAVVWLLRAQSETAVKDLAQRETLRQQTLTELQTRLEAETKQKEIIQDVLFTKYVWQ; encoded by the coding sequence ATGGCGCAGCAAATCCGCAACCGGCTGGCAGTGATGAAGGCTCTTGCGGTAATGAAACTAGCAGTCGCCTTGATCGGCCTGTTGCTGCTGAACCAACCGGCCACTGCCAATAGTGGTGGCGGCGCGGATGCCGATCCAGAAGGCACCAAGTATTTTGAGTTGTACCCGAATCTGGTGACCAATTATCAGAAAGCCGATGGCAAGCTCGGCTTCCTCTCAGTTGGCATTCAACTGAAAATCAAAGGCAGCGCCGGCGTGGAGTTGGTCAAACAGCATTTGCCGTTGATGCAGGATGCGGTGGTCTGGCTGTTGCGGGCCCAGAGCGAAACGGCGGTCAAGGATTTGGCCCAGCGTGAGACCCTGCGGCAACAAACACTGACCGAACTGCAAACCCGGCTCGAAGCCGAAACCAAGCAAAAAGAAATCATTCAGGACGTGCTGTTTACGAAATATGTCTGGCAGTGA
- a CDS encoding SDR family NAD(P)-dependent oxidoreductase has translation MANILVIGGSRGIGRALVEQLLLQHHAVWLACREPEHANDLHAAVRFRWDALTEPFPREQLPERLHGLAYCPGSINLKPFSRLNEQDFLRDWELNCLGAVRAVQACLPALKAADQAAIVFFSSVAAQTGLPFHASIAAAKGAIEGLTRALAAELAPAITVNAIAPALIDTPLAQPLLSSDSKRQQIADRNPMKTIGAAATVAALASGLLTAAQPFMTGQVLALDGGLSRLR, from the coding sequence ATGGCGAATATTTTGGTGATCGGCGGAAGCCGGGGCATCGGTCGGGCGCTGGTTGAGCAGTTGCTGCTGCAACATCACGCCGTCTGGCTGGCCTGTCGCGAGCCGGAACATGCCAATGATTTGCATGCGGCCGTGCGCTTTCGCTGGGATGCCTTGACCGAACCGTTTCCGCGGGAGCAACTGCCGGAGCGTTTGCACGGTCTGGCTTACTGCCCGGGCAGCATCAATCTGAAACCATTCAGCCGACTCAATGAACAAGATTTTTTACGTGACTGGGAATTGAATTGCCTCGGCGCGGTGCGGGCGGTGCAGGCGTGTTTGCCGGCGCTGAAAGCGGCCGATCAGGCCGCGATTGTTTTTTTCAGTTCTGTTGCGGCTCAAACCGGGTTGCCTTTTCATGCCTCGATCGCGGCGGCAAAAGGCGCCATCGAAGGACTGACGCGCGCGCTGGCCGCCGAGCTGGCGCCAGCGATCACAGTCAATGCGATCGCGCCGGCACTGATCGACACGCCGCTGGCGCAGCCGTTGCTCAGCAGCGATAGCAAACGGCAACAGATTGCGGATCGCAATCCGATGAAAACCATTGGCGCCGCCGCGACCGTGGCGGCGCTGGCCAGCGGATTGTTGACCGCAGCGCAGCCATTCATGACCGGCCAGGTGCTGGCGCTGGATGGTGGCCTGTCGCGGCTGCGTTGA
- the glpE gene encoding thiosulfate sulfurtransferase GlpE, whose amino-acid sequence MSFQRISAEQAQQQLAAGATLVDIRDPVAFAAGHVDGAIRVGNENLAEFLAKANPDAPLLVMCYHGHSSQNAAQFFASQGFQSVASVDGGFEGWKRQLPFVSG is encoded by the coding sequence ATGAGTTTTCAGCGCATCAGTGCCGAGCAGGCGCAACAGCAATTGGCGGCGGGCGCCACCCTGGTCGACATTCGCGATCCGGTTGCCTTCGCCGCTGGTCATGTTGATGGTGCGATCCGAGTCGGCAATGAAAATCTGGCCGAGTTTCTGGCCAAGGCCAATCCGGACGCGCCGCTGCTGGTGATGTGCTATCACGGCCACAGCTCGCAGAACGCCGCGCAATTTTTTGCCAGTCAGGGCTTTCAGTCCGTTGCCAGTGTCGACGGTGGTTTTGAAGGCTGGAAACGGCAGTTGCCGTTTGTCAGCGGCTGA
- a CDS encoding GNAT family N-acetyltransferase, translating into MTTTNVQWQCRRFAELDTATLHAILQLRQQVFVIEQMCPYPDIDGRDPDCLHVYAQDADGLLAYLRVVPAARTDSGCPALGRVCTAARARSGGFGRELVNRGLQALAQHYPGQACVIGAQAYLRRFYEGCGFAVFDQPYQEDGIPHFHMRRPAD; encoded by the coding sequence ATGACCACCACCAACGTGCAGTGGCAGTGCCGCCGCTTTGCCGAACTGGATACCGCGACGCTGCACGCCATATTGCAGCTGCGTCAGCAGGTGTTCGTGATCGAGCAAATGTGTCCTTATCCGGACATCGATGGTCGCGATCCGGATTGTCTGCACGTTTACGCGCAGGACGCGGACGGTTTGCTGGCCTATCTGCGGGTGGTGCCGGCAGCGCGCACCGATTCCGGCTGCCCGGCGCTTGGCCGTGTCTGCACGGCAGCGCGTGCGCGTAGCGGCGGCTTTGGCCGCGAGCTGGTCAACCGCGGATTGCAGGCGCTGGCCCAGCACTATCCCGGTCAGGCCTGCGTAATTGGCGCGCAGGCCTATCTGCGCCGGTTCTATGAAGGCTGCGGTTTTGCCGTGTTTGATCAACCCTATCAGGAAGATGGCATTCCGCATTTCCATATGCGCCGGCCAGCCGATTGA
- a CDS encoding TIGR04211 family SH3 domain-containing protein: MAVIQQGLGLLMALSVASAVLAAEPAPTPTPSHYITDQLTASLRAGAAKEQKAINQIRAGEPVQIMEKAPGTGFVRVRAASGPEGWIEAERVVTTPPAVARFAELETRFNAAVSELEGMKASLPEREVLQRQSHELQVRVVELENQLETLTEQNAVLERRFQSEVMYAGALIVLVGLVLGWGVSAMRGRRRDGWH; the protein is encoded by the coding sequence GTGGCAGTAATCCAACAGGGACTGGGCTTGCTGATGGCCCTCAGTGTTGCCAGCGCGGTGCTGGCCGCTGAACCGGCGCCGACGCCGACACCGAGCCATTACATCACCGACCAGCTGACGGCCTCGCTGCGTGCCGGCGCCGCCAAGGAACAAAAAGCTATCAACCAGATCCGGGCCGGCGAGCCGGTGCAGATCATGGAAAAAGCGCCGGGCACCGGCTTTGTCCGGGTCCGCGCCGCGAGCGGGCCGGAGGGCTGGATTGAAGCGGAACGGGTGGTCACCACGCCGCCGGCCGTCGCCCGTTTTGCCGAACTGGAAACCCGGTTCAATGCCGCGGTCAGCGAGCTTGAAGGCATGAAAGCCTCTTTGCCCGAACGCGAAGTGTTGCAGCGGCAAAGTCACGAACTGCAGGTGCGGGTGGTCGAGCTGGAAAACCAGCTGGAAACACTGACCGAACAAAACGCGGTGCTGGAGCGCCGTTTTCAGAGCGAGGTGATGTACGCCGGCGCGCTGATCGTGCTGGTGGGGCTGGTGCTCGGCTGGGGTGTCAGTGCCATGCGCGGCCGTCGCCGCGATGGCTGGCACTGA